The proteins below come from a single Leptotrichia sp. oral taxon 223 genomic window:
- the rpsP gene encoding 30S ribosomal protein S16 has product MLKLRLTRLGRKKVPFYRIVAMEALSRRDGKAVAYLGTFNPLAEEGKQVVLKEEEILKYLSHGAQPTETVRSILTKAGVWAKFQETKKK; this is encoded by the coding sequence ATGTTAAAATTAAGATTAACTAGATTAGGAAGAAAAAAAGTTCCTTTTTATAGAATCGTAGCCATGGAGGCTTTATCAAGAAGAGATGGAAAAGCAGTTGCTTACTTGGGAACATTCAATCCACTTGCTGAAGAAGGAAAACAAGTAGTATTAAAAGAGGAAGAAATCTTGAAATATTTATCACATGGAGCTCAACCAACAGAAACTGTTAGAAGTATTTTGACAAAAGCAGGAGTATGGGCAAAATTTCAAGAAACTAAGAAAAAATAG
- a CDS encoding lipoate--protein ligase, translating into MKYYVNKSNDPAFNIALEEYCFKQLRDIDEIFLLWINEPTIVVGKYQNTIEEINTEYTREKGIHVVRRISGGGAVYHDLNNLNYTIISNKQEDKEGFNFKEFSKPIIETLAELGVKAEFTGRNDLEIDGQKFCGNAQAYIKGRVMHHGCLLFDVNFGELGNALKVSKDKIESKGVKSVRSRVTNILPHLKQPITVNEFGEKIMEYMKKHYPEMEEYKFTPEELKIIEENAEKKHRNWEWVYGTSPEFNITREKRFANGKIQIFATVENSRIKNIKFYGDFFGKNEDLSEIENLLKDTKYTREAVKEKLETVNVGEYFSRFTVNEVVEVIVE; encoded by the coding sequence ATGAAATATTATGTTAATAAATCAAATGATCCAGCATTTAACATTGCTTTGGAAGAGTACTGCTTTAAGCAGTTGCGTGATATTGACGAAATATTTTTACTTTGGATAAATGAGCCAACAATTGTTGTGGGAAAATATCAGAATACAATTGAAGAGATAAACACAGAATATACACGTGAAAAAGGAATCCATGTTGTTCGTAGAATTTCTGGAGGAGGTGCAGTTTACCATGATTTAAACAACTTAAACTACACAATTATTTCCAACAAGCAGGAAGATAAGGAAGGCTTTAACTTTAAGGAATTTTCAAAGCCAATTATAGAAACTCTGGCAGAATTGGGAGTAAAAGCAGAATTTACGGGTAGAAATGATTTGGAAATAGATGGACAGAAATTTTGTGGAAACGCTCAAGCATACATAAAAGGACGTGTAATGCACCATGGTTGCCTATTATTTGATGTAAATTTTGGAGAATTGGGAAATGCACTGAAAGTTTCAAAGGATAAAATTGAATCAAAAGGTGTAAAATCAGTAAGAAGCCGTGTTACAAATATACTTCCACATTTGAAACAGCCAATCACAGTAAACGAATTTGGTGAAAAAATAATGGAGTACATGAAAAAACATTATCCAGAAATGGAAGAATACAAATTTACTCCAGAAGAGTTAAAAATAATTGAAGAAAATGCAGAAAAGAAACATAGAAACTGGGAATGGGTTTACGGAACTTCCCCAGAATTTAACATAACTCGTGAAAAACGTTTCGCAAACGGAAAAATTCAAATTTTTGCCACAGTAGAAAACTCTAGAATTAAGAATATCAAATTTTATGGAGATTTCTTTGGAAAAAATGAAGATTTGAGTGAAATTGAAAATTTATTGAAAGATACGAAATATACAAGGGAAGCTGTGAAGGAGAAATTGGAAACGGTTAATGTTGGAGAGTATTTTTCTAGATTTACAGTGAATGAGGTTGTGGAAGTTATTGTTGAGTAG